The following are encoded in a window of Panicum virgatum strain AP13 chromosome 5N, P.virgatum_v5, whole genome shotgun sequence genomic DNA:
- the LOC120674412 gene encoding uncharacterized protein LOC120674412, whose translation MSQRAGRHQRRASQSVFVLPENFALEDVPAAVAEGGVEQRKPAAAADAPELQAARQAGRHRRAMSMAVASRDLEMISEDIGSYKYGA comes from the coding sequence ATGTCGCAGAGGGCGGGCAGGCACCAGCGGCGGGCGTCGCAGAGCGTGTTCGTGCTCCCGGAGAACTTCGCCCTGGAGGACGTGCCGGCGGCCGTGGCCGAGGGCGGCGTCGAGCAGCGgaagcccgcggcggcggcggacgccccCGAGCTGCAGGCGGCCAGGCAGGCGGGGCGCCACCGGCGGGCCATGTCCATGGCCGTCGCCTCCAGGGACCTGGAGATGATCTCGGAGGACATCGGGAGCTACAAGTACGGCGCGTAG